The Mastomys coucha isolate ucsf_1 unplaced genomic scaffold, UCSF_Mcou_1 pScaffold20, whole genome shotgun sequence nucleotide sequence AGTGTCAAATATGACTATTGATTCTAGCTGACACTAAGTTAATAAATGACGGGATCCAGACCGACCCTCCTGATCCCTACTGAAGTTACATCCTTCTGGACGACTGGCCAACTAAAggcctttttaaaaaggtttaccTGTCCCTAGGACACAGGGTAGGCACTTGTTTTTCCAGAGACAATTCAGTGCCTGGGGAGGtatgtttggttttgggttttgtttggttgattctgtTTTTTGACTTATCTGGCATCCAGGACTTAATGGAAAATAACCTGGAGATAGTTCATCAGTTCATCTCCCCATCAGGAAGTTCTAGGGATGGGAGAAAGAACACTGAGTCAATTTTAACAAATCCACAAAGTTAAGGCTTTGAGGTGTTCTGTGAACTTGTAGACATtctcaggcaaccattggacAGTTTGTCTAGACTGCTCCTTGCCCACCTGAACAATCTCACCTCACCTGCCCTGTTCCTCCCCTCTGgactcctgctctcttcctcctggAGCTACCCTGAAGTTTGTCCCATGTGCTGTCAAGGTGATCTGTCAAAAATTCTTAGGCTGCTTCTGGCACTCTCCAGAAGTTTCTAAGACCTTCCCCCACCATGATGTCAGTCATTAGCACCTTCTGGGTGGCTCTTCCTCCACATTCTTTTAAGCACTTTGACTCCTTTGGGATATTTgtacttcattttcctttatctttACTCACTTGCCAAGCTCTAAGATCCAGCTTGGCCAGAAGCTCAAATGCCTCCGCTGTAGtctcttctctgtgtcctctgggaaGCCTCCTGAGCACATCCCTAACCGTGGTGGTCTCAACACCCTTCAAGTGCTCTGTCTTCCAAAACTAAGGCTTCCAGGAGCAGCAGCTGGGCCCTTCAGTGAGGACCTTCAGCTATGAGTGCTGGGTGAGCCCATGTGATCGCTTTGTCCGGCTCGGCTGTATAGCGTCTCTCCCCTTGTGTTTTGGCAGTGCACGGCTGAAGAGCAACAACAGACAAGTGTGCATTGACCCGAAATTAAAGTGGATCCAAGAGTACCTGGAGAAAGCTTTAAACAAGTAAGCACAACAGCCCAAAGGACTTTCCAGTAGACCCCCGAGGAAGGCTGACATCCGCGGGAGATGGAAGGGCAGTGGTGGGGAGGAGGGCCAGTGGGACAGCACTGACTGGGGTCACGCTGACGTTTGCCAGCACAAAGACACTCCGCCATAGCATATGGTACGATATTGCAGCTTATATTCATCTGTGCCCTTGCCCGTGCACAATGGAGCTTTTATAACTGGGGTTTTTCTAAGAAATTGTATTACCCTAACCAGTTAGCTTCAtccccaccctcttcctcctcatcaccctcatcctcatttttaaaagcagtgattACTTCAAGGTCTGTATTCAGTTTGCTTTGGAGCTTCTCTTTTCCCTGGGGCCTCTGGGCACAGTTACAGGTAGTGGCTTTGCAGGGAGCCCTAGAGGGGGTAACCTTCCACCAGAGCAGAGTCCGAAAAATGCTGCAGGGCTTGTCCTGCAGGGGGCGCTCCTGGACAGATGCCTTGCTGTGAGTCACTCAACACAAGATTGGACAGAGGCTCCTTTATCCAGTTCAGTGCCGGGGAGGGAAGATTCCTTTAGAAGTTATACCTGGGGCTGTGCTCAGAGACCCTTTCCTAGCCATTCCTGCTCTCTGCTTGACTCCAAAAGCATGCTTCATCTCCTTCCGCTTCTCACCTTTGTAGCCTGACCTGACCAATGCTgcatgggaaggaaggagagtgatGTGGGGTgctccatccctctcttccctttgctttcctctcacttgggccctttgtgAGATTTTTCCTTGGCCTTCTGTAGAATGGAGCCAGCCCCTCCTGGATAATGTGAGAACATACCTAGAATTACCCACAAAACCCAAATCTGAGAATTATCATAAACggaattttaaatttgaaaacgTTGAAGAATTGGACTTTTGTAATTGTCCCTGAGACCTATGTATGTCAACAGTGGCTCCATAAGCTCTGATCGAATATCagagatgaaaataataataataataataataataataataataataatgaataagcCAGAATCTTGCCATGAAGCCACATTGGGGATTCTGGGTTCCAATCAGAAGTGGAGACAAGATTAGACTTGTATACACCTTATAATCACAGACGGCCCTGGTGGTTTCGGTAACTATTCGCAAGgcattttttacatatatttttgtgcactttttatgtttctttggaAGACAAATGTATTTCAGAATATATTTGTAGTCAATTCATATATTTGAAGTGGAGCCATAGTAATGTCAGTAGGTAATCTCTATGATCTTGAACTACTGGCAACttgtaaagaaatatatatgacatataaatgtATTGTAGCTTTCCAGTGTCAGCCACGGTGTATTTTTCCACTTGTAATGAAATTGTATCAACTGTGACATTATATGCACTAGCAATAAAATGCTAATTGTTTCATGCTGTAAACCTCCTACTGTATGTGGGAATTTATTTATCTGAAATAAAATCTACTAGTTGTTAGATGGAGTGCACATACATTTCTGAAGATTGAAAAAATAGGTGTACCTGCCGATCGGGTGCTGTGGATTGCCCTGCAACCAGGGTGAGTGACAGACACTGCGGCAGACCTGTCTCATGAGCAGGCTGAGTCTGCAGCTAAAgttcttgtgtattttttttttaaacctaagcTAGTTTTCTGATGAATAATATTTGACTCActaattccccctccccctccttctcctcagtTCTCTTAACATCCTCATGTAATCTCCAGACTCAACCCCAGTAATATCAAGCTTTCCTATTTTCCCATGTAAAAATCCCATGACTCTGGGCCATGTTAATATCAGGCTTTTGTGGGAACAGGTGGCCTCACCCCATAAATCATTAAATACCATTCAGCTTGAATCATTTTAATGTGACAGTCACAAACCAGTTGCTCTAATAAAAACCCTGCTAACCATCCTTCTCCTTAGCTCTCTAGAACAATCTCAGTTATCCCTAGGGGATGCTCCCCAGCATCCAGAAAAGAGAAGTGGGATCAATCATCCAGCCTTCCTAGGCCTCTCTTGGAGGGCTGCCTGAGCCTGGGGCCTCAACCTCCCCTGCTTTGTATAATTTGAAATGCATATTTGTAGTGAAGGCACAGTTCACCTCTGCATTTAAAGGGAAGGCAGGCCCAGAgctcccttccctgccctctgAGATGTGCATTTATGTCTCAGGGTGAGCTTTGGTAGGCATGGTAAAAACCAGGATCAGACAAACTGTCAGTCCCTGTAAGCAGTTCCCGGGTCATGGGGTTAGGGGTGGGGAAAGTGTCTGGTTTACTTTGATAAATTGCTTGTGAGCCGCATTTGCCAAGTGGCCTCCAGGCCTCAAACTGAAGACCGAGTTAAATCGACTCGTACGGCAATGCTAAATATTGTGCGACCTGAGATAGGTACACTCCTCTATGTTGCAATGTGATTAATGGTTCTACTAATTTTATCTAAGGGGGCgcagagaagaaaaagtggggaaaaaagaaaagataggaaaaaagaagcgacagaagaagagaaaggctgcccagaaaaggaaaaactagTTCCCCGCTTCCTGCAGATGGACCGCAGTGCACTCTGCTCCAGCGCTTTGTAACTCGCTGCTCCTCCCTCTTTGGGGGCAGACCCCACACTCCGGGCAGGTGCTCAAACCTGATGGTAAACTCTTCCCACTTGTTGGGGCAGACCCCACACCCCGGGGCGGGTGCCTAGGCTTTTCTGCCCTGGTGGCCACACAAGCTGCTGTATTTATATGCTTCTTAAGGCCCTGCTCAGTCTGCTAAGCTATGAAGGAAGATGGGCAGAGACTGGGGTGGACGCTAATGCACAGAGGACCTGCCTAGCCTGGCAGCATTGCCCCGAGCTGAGCCCCCTTGGCCAGGACTTCACAAGGCTCACACCTACAATCCCATGAAGGCCAGGGTGGTCTGCTTAGCCAGGAAAGGGCATGTGCCTTCCCCTCAGCCACACTGCTCTTTGTGGCCTTCTCAGGACATGATGAGGTAACCGACTTGCTCTCAGGCCCACCAGCAGCCTTTCCAAATACCTGCAGCCTGTGTTGGGTGAGAAGCAGGAAGGATGAAATCTCAGAGAACACATACCAGCTGCTTCTCAGGGAATCTTTTCTTTGGACAATCCATTTTAGAGTCTTTAAACAGGTCCCACATTGGGGGGGGATAGATGTGCTCTGGAACTTTCTGAAGGGCCAGCAGCTTCAGGGACTCTTAGTCTGTCCTCCCCATCTTTGGTCCCAACATCCCTGGGGATGGTGTGCTGTCTGGGCACCTCAGCCTCCATCCTCACTCCTGAGAGATGTCTGCCTTCCGTGAGTTGGGTTAAAGCTCTGGAATTATCTATTACCCCAGCCCACCACCCTCACCTGgcaatttttgtctgttttttgtttgtttgtttgtttgtttttgtcttttgccaGATTGAATTAGAAGGATAGAGGGCAAGGCTCTGATTTTAGTAGTGTTTtggagaaggattttttttttcttcaccctcctctttgcctcatgtagacagacacacacacatgcgctcacatacacgcacacacacacacctcatacctCCAGACCTCTGGGTATAATTTTCATAATTGGTGCAGAGGGAAGAAATGTTCTGAAGATGTAGCAAATGGATTGCTGGGGAAGGAAGGCCCGGGGCTCTCTGTGTCACACCCTCTTCTATGTTCCTTAGAGGTCCTAGTATTAAATAGGTAGAGCCAGTCCTTCATGGTCCTTGTGGGGAAGGGTCTTGCTAGGGAGATTTAGGGAAGACCTGTGTTATCAACTCTTACCTTTTATCTAGACAGCTCTCCTGGCCCATAACCTCTCCTCAGATCTGAGCACAGCAGACTGAATTATTGGTGGGTGCCTTTTAAGCCCAGGGCTACTGTCTGTCCTTCTTGTGGCAGCCAGCTACAGTCTGGTCTGAGTGGCCTCAGCTGGATCCTTCCTATTATTAATAAAACACTTCTGAAGGCCAGATCTGTGCCCAAGCCATAGTTCTGCTCAGAAAGGGATGTCCTGCCCTTCTGGGACACTGCTGTTGTTGGTCCCTAACAACCAAAGGCCACACTGAGGCTGCCCTGAGTTGGAAGACCGCTTTCTGAAATGCCCACAAACTCTGCCTCCCACCATCCATCTCTAACTCCTAGGAGAGCTGTCTCTAGGGACCGTTTCTTAGGAGCCACAGCA carries:
- the Cxcl12 gene encoding stromal cell-derived factor 1 isoform X2, translating into MDAKVVAVLALVLAALCISDGKPVSLTYRCPCRFFESHVARANVKHLKILNTPNCALQIVARLKSNNRQVCIDPKLKWIQEYLEKALNKGRREEKVGKKEKIGKKKRQKKRKAAQKRKN